One segment of Methanoculleus taiwanensis DNA contains the following:
- a CDS encoding sulfurtransferase: protein MSSAVEIVDCEVMRMRKEFTAPGGEERLSATSARQSPPYPPGEGKVKLVTTDWVEDHLQDSNLRILDVQPNVHDYIKEHIPGAIYLNEGILRVPAHGFPTSYGPIACLQESFRRVGLEADSPVVVYTGKGVFSGWGDGLAQTMMAYSLAKFGHNTVYVLDGGLDKWKNEGRSLSLDYPSVEPSGFTAEVRGEYPIGYEDFKQMKDRDDVVVLDARPAKVYEGQGPWRKPGHIPGAISLPWRSLMDDDNPMLLKPNSEVVAILEQHGIDRNKTVICSCGTGREATNEFILFKWYFEYPKVRLYEGSYTEWVAHPENETVEGKEPRKQRVAAAQTS, encoded by the coding sequence ATGAGTAGCGCCGTCGAGATCGTCGACTGTGAGGTTATGCGTATGAGAAAAGAATTTACAGCCCCCGGCGGTGAGGAACGGCTTTCAGCCACGTCCGCGAGGCAGAGCCCCCCGTATCCTCCCGGGGAAGGCAAAGTAAAACTGGTCACGACGGACTGGGTCGAGGATCACCTGCAGGATAGCAACCTCCGGATACTCGATGTCCAGCCGAACGTCCACGACTATATCAAGGAACACATCCCCGGAGCGATCTACTTAAACGAAGGGATTCTTCGCGTACCCGCCCACGGGTTCCCGACATCATATGGGCCGATTGCCTGCCTGCAGGAGTCGTTCCGGCGTGTCGGGCTTGAGGCGGACTCGCCGGTCGTCGTCTACACGGGAAAGGGAGTGTTCTCGGGGTGGGGTGACGGCCTTGCACAGACCATGATGGCATACTCGCTTGCAAAATTCGGCCACAACACTGTCTATGTTCTCGACGGCGGCCTTGATAAATGGAAGAACGAGGGGCGGAGCCTCTCCCTGGATTACCCGTCGGTCGAGCCGTCCGGGTTTACTGCAGAGGTGCGTGGCGAGTACCCGATCGGGTATGAAGACTTCAAACAGATGAAAGATCGCGACGATGTCGTGGTTCTCGATGCACGCCCCGCGAAGGTCTATGAGGGTCAGGGACCCTGGCGGAAACCCGGGCATATACCCGGCGCGATAAGTCTGCCGTGGCGAAGCCTGATGGATGACGACAATCCCATGCTCCTCAAGCCGAACAGCGAGGTGGTTGCTATCCTGGAGCAGCATGGTATCGACCGGAACAAAACGGTCATCTGCTCCTGCGGCACCGGCAGGGAGGCTACGAATGAGTTTATCCTCTTCAAATGGTACTTCGAGTATCCGAAGGTCAGGCTCTACGAAGGATCCTATACTGAATGGGTCGCGCATCCGGAGAATGAGACCGTAGAAGGCAAGGAGCCGCGAAAACAGCGGGTTGCGGCTGCTCAGACAAGCTAA
- a CDS encoding phosphate uptake regulator PhoU: MEIRKVQITGGSSYVVSLPKEWATSMRIKKNDPLGLVAQNDGTLLITTKLSGETAHRTKLFRVGRSTNPELFFRCLIAAYITGYTTITVASTGRIPPAVRIAVRDFTRIAIGQEVGEESDASITIKDLLNPVEMPFDSTLQRMYIIVRGMHEDAIIGLKAGNRVLAEDVIARDNDVDRLQWLIARQYRLIMSDGSLAKRMGVSTGTATNYLMISRIIERIGDHAVNIAKNSIPLFCEEPDASLIVDIESASRVALAIYDASIRSLFKKDIVEANGSILAVQTLAVQCEEISHTALRQKTAIAVSVGYIAESIRRLGEYSKDISENVINDLVSEEAEMR; encoded by the coding sequence ATGGAGATTCGGAAAGTTCAGATCACCGGCGGTTCCTCGTATGTCGTCTCGCTCCCGAAAGAGTGGGCAACATCGATGAGAATCAAGAAGAACGATCCTCTGGGGCTCGTTGCACAGAATGACGGGACGCTGCTCATTACGACGAAGCTATCCGGTGAGACCGCTCATCGCACGAAGCTGTTCCGTGTCGGTAGATCGACCAACCCCGAACTCTTCTTCCGCTGCCTGATTGCTGCATATATTACGGGGTACACCACCATCACCGTGGCGTCGACCGGTCGTATCCCGCCTGCCGTGCGTATTGCCGTGCGGGACTTCACCCGGATTGCTATCGGGCAGGAGGTCGGCGAGGAGAGTGACGCCTCCATCACTATCAAAGATCTCCTCAATCCGGTTGAGATGCCTTTTGACAGCACCTTGCAGCGGATGTATATCATCGTCAGGGGGATGCACGAGGATGCGATAATCGGGCTCAAGGCCGGGAACCGGGTGCTCGCCGAAGATGTCATTGCCCGGGACAACGACGTCGATAGGTTGCAATGGCTTATCGCCCGTCAATATCGCCTTATTATGAGTGACGGCAGCCTCGCAAAGCGGATGGGTGTCTCCACCGGGACGGCGACGAACTACCTGATGATCAGCAGGATCATCGAGCGGATCGGGGATCATGCCGTCAATATTGCGAAGAACTCAATCCCGCTGTTTTGCGAAGAACCGGATGCGTCCCTGATCGTCGACATCGAGAGTGCGAGCAGGGTTGCCCTTGCCATTTATGATGCAAGCATCCGGTCGCTCTTTAAAAAGGATATTGTGGAAGCAAACGGGAGTATCCTGGCCGTTCAAACGCTCGCTGTGCAGTGCGAGGAGATCAGCCATACCGCGCTCCGGCAGAAGACCGCCATTGCCGTCTCTGTCGGATATATAGCCGAGAGCATACGCAGGCTCGGTGAGTACTCCAAGGATATCTCCGAGAACGTGATCAATGATCTTGTGAGCGAAGAAGCAGAGATGCGGTAA
- a CDS encoding methyl-accepting chemotaxis protein: MSSTFERTFEAESNLPEGWKEGKEIREELDRYHLLLQGLDAVDLPMHLIDTNYIITYINKAAADLLGMSKQDAIGKRCADLYKTGNCNTAACPCRVAMNQDRVNRCDNTCGDLIIDCTGAPLKDKNGTIIGSIEYFPDVTGQKRAVKDILRVADEAGKGNLAARTELAIHEGDYLAMAKGINAILDAVIDPLNVAADYVERISKGDIPKKITDTYHGDFNVIKNNLNQCIDAVNLLVADANMLAKAGVEGRLNTRADATLHQGDFKKIVEGVNATLDAVIGPLNVAADFIGDVAAGSNLEKITGEYRGDYARIKDSVNKCHGVLYGLLGEIGMLTQAAVNGKLETRGDTKKFEGAWIQVVGGINATLDAVVGPINEAMRISEAYAKGNFTARVSEDLKVAGDFAAFKQALNNIGIQISETVLEINAAIEQVEVGTNDASKGSEEIAKAAEEVALTSQRCADLSKKVLDQIEDIDRQIADLSASNEEIASTSQEVLERSLSAAQQGKNAQTLGNEANTKMVAVERIAQQSVQEIEGLNVHMREITNIVRMITDIANQVNLLALNAAIEAARAGEHGRGFAVVAGEVRNLAGEAKGATQHIEKVIDGIQASSEKTAAAIKSAHSEIGSGVNSVNKAIEALNKIIDETEVVAQGIGEIAKATEDQANVTNNVVNGMGAGTRLLKENQGQVENLAALAEEASASTEEIGSAAHELSSMAGRLKQTMKAFKV; the protein is encoded by the coding sequence ATGTCTAGCACGTTTGAGCGGACCTTCGAGGCGGAGAGCAATCTGCCCGAGGGCTGGAAAGAAGGTAAAGAAATTCGCGAGGAACTCGACAGATACCATCTGCTTCTGCAGGGGCTTGATGCGGTTGATCTTCCGATGCACCTGATCGATACAAACTACATCATCACGTACATCAACAAGGCAGCAGCAGATCTGCTCGGGATGTCGAAGCAGGACGCCATCGGAAAGCGATGCGCCGACCTCTACAAGACCGGGAACTGCAATACCGCTGCATGCCCCTGCCGTGTCGCGATGAACCAAGACCGGGTGAACCGTTGCGACAACACCTGCGGCGATCTCATCATCGATTGCACCGGTGCCCCGCTGAAAGATAAGAACGGCACCATCATAGGCTCCATCGAGTACTTCCCTGACGTGACCGGTCAGAAGCGCGCCGTCAAGGACATTCTCCGCGTGGCGGACGAAGCCGGGAAGGGAAACCTCGCTGCACGGACGGAGCTTGCCATCCACGAGGGTGACTACCTCGCTATGGCAAAGGGCATCAACGCCATTCTCGATGCGGTGATCGATCCTCTGAATGTGGCCGCCGATTACGTTGAGCGGATCAGCAAGGGCGATATTCCGAAGAAGATCACCGATACCTACCACGGCGATTTCAACGTCATCAAGAACAACCTTAACCAGTGCATCGATGCCGTCAACCTGCTCGTTGCCGACGCGAACATGCTCGCCAAAGCAGGTGTCGAAGGACGCCTGAACACGCGGGCTGATGCCACCCTCCACCAGGGCGACTTCAAGAAGATCGTGGAGGGCGTCAACGCCACACTTGATGCGGTCATCGGGCCGCTGAATGTTGCTGCAGATTTCATTGGGGATGTTGCAGCAGGGAGCAACCTGGAGAAGATCACTGGTGAGTACCGCGGTGATTACGCGCGGATTAAGGACAGCGTCAACAAATGCCACGGAGTCCTGTATGGGCTGCTGGGCGAGATTGGCATGCTCACTCAGGCAGCGGTAAATGGCAAACTCGAGACTCGTGGAGATACCAAGAAGTTCGAGGGCGCATGGATCCAGGTTGTCGGAGGCATCAACGCCACGCTGGACGCGGTTGTCGGCCCAATCAACGAGGCTATGCGGATATCGGAGGCCTACGCAAAAGGTAACTTCACCGCGAGGGTGAGCGAGGACCTGAAGGTCGCCGGTGACTTCGCGGCGTTTAAGCAGGCCCTAAACAACATCGGCATTCAGATCTCTGAGACCGTGCTTGAGATCAATGCGGCTATCGAACAGGTCGAGGTCGGCACCAACGACGCGAGCAAGGGTTCTGAGGAGATCGCCAAAGCCGCCGAAGAGGTGGCGCTGACCAGCCAGCGGTGCGCCGATCTCTCCAAGAAGGTGCTCGACCAGATCGAGGATATCGACCGCCAGATAGCCGATCTCTCCGCGTCGAACGAGGAGATAGCGAGCACTTCGCAGGAAGTCCTCGAACGGTCGCTCAGTGCGGCGCAGCAGGGCAAAAATGCCCAGACGCTGGGGAACGAGGCTAATACGAAGATGGTCGCCGTCGAGAGGATTGCACAGCAGAGCGTTCAGGAGATAGAAGGCCTCAACGTCCACATGCGGGAGATCACCAACATCGTCCGGATGATCACCGATATAGCAAATCAGGTCAATCTGCTGGCGCTGAACGCCGCTATCGAGGCTGCACGGGCCGGGGAGCACGGTCGCGGATTCGCGGTCGTCGCCGGAGAAGTGCGCAACCTCGCCGGTGAGGCGAAGGGTGCGACGCAGCATATTGAGAAGGTGATCGACGGTATCCAGGCGAGCAGCGAGAAGACTGCCGCTGCAATCAAATCAGCGCACAGCGAGATCGGATCCGGTGTTAACAGCGTCAACAAGGCGATTGAAGCTTTGAACAAGATTATCGATGAGACGGAGGTCGTCGCCCAGGGGATCGGTGAGATTGCGAAGGCCACCGAGGACCAGGCGAACGTCACTAACAACGTTGTCAACGGCATGGGTGCCGGCACCCGCCTGCTGAAGGAGAACCAGGGACAGGTGGAGAACCTTGCCGCCCTTGCCGAGGAGGCAAGTGCCTCGACCGAGGAGATCGGGAGCGCCGCTCATGAACTCAGCTCGATGGCCGGCCGGCTCAAGCAGACCATGAAAGCATTCAAGGTCTGA
- a CDS encoding hybrid sensor histidine kinase/response regulator yields the protein MTTSSVLVVEDEAIVARSIEKKLTRAGYTVPAVVLSGEDALGVAAATRPDLVLMDIRLRGAMDGIDTAQEIRDRHNIPVVYLTAFADMKTVERAKKTEPFGYLIKPFGERDLLLTIELALYRHRLENTIRESREWYSTTLRSIGDGVIATDRDGLVIVINPTAEEVTGWQQDEALSKPLHQIFRVTDEETGERDFDLFSPVAQSRGPTVFPNRTVLISRDGTKRDISVNGAPLRDGRGSIQGAVFVFQDVTERRRIERELDEYRNGLEEVIHTRTVELIAANRQLHCEIADRKRAESALCAEKDFLSVILRSINDGIIVIDPDGRITLMNPGAETLTGCRLDRAIGRSIERVLTVTGAHGPMTFADYSDLADRETVTEGLVLIASEGSRRIIALTVSTVCKGESEPLGLLLALQDITERRRHEEEVLTSQKLESIGTLAGGIAHEFNNILTSVLGNFTLARMDAAPGTASDRLGEAEKGLFRAQRLTQRLLTFSQGGLPVKQTLPIADIIRNTAQCTLRKSDIRYSYHIMEGLWDVEIDEGQISQALADLLVNACEAMTDGGTITISADNRVVEDGDLPLVKPGRYVCIAIEDSGDGIPAEYLPKVFDPFFSTKEQGTGLGLTSTHSIVRKHDGYIDIDSKVGRGTRVSLYLPAGVRVPEGADQIHANPESGSGRVLLMDDEEALLEVTAIMLGRLGYEAVPVKSGTDAIEQYRKAMQEGCPFYAVILDLTIPGGLGGKETVQQLLSLDNGVRAIVSSGYSHDPVMSEYQSYGFRGVLPKPYTMAMLQRVLQQLPGKG from the coding sequence ATGACAACATCGTCGGTTCTGGTAGTAGAGGATGAAGCCATTGTGGCCAGGTCAATTGAGAAGAAACTGACGCGGGCGGGGTATACCGTCCCCGCCGTCGTCCTGTCCGGCGAGGATGCTCTCGGTGTGGCCGCTGCCACGCGTCCAGATCTCGTGCTGATGGACATACGGCTGCGGGGCGCCATGGACGGTATCGATACGGCACAGGAGATCAGAGACCGGCATAACATACCTGTCGTGTACCTGACCGCTTTTGCCGACATGAAGACGGTTGAGCGGGCAAAAAAGACCGAACCGTTTGGCTACCTCATAAAACCGTTCGGAGAGCGGGATCTGCTCCTTACCATCGAACTGGCCCTGTACCGGCACCGGCTCGAGAATACCATCCGGGAGAGCAGAGAGTGGTATTCAACGACACTCCGGAGCATCGGGGACGGCGTCATCGCTACCGACCGGGATGGACTTGTGATAGTCATTAATCCCACTGCCGAGGAGGTGACCGGCTGGCAGCAGGATGAGGCACTTTCTAAGCCCCTCCACCAGATCTTCCGGGTTACCGATGAAGAGACCGGCGAGCGGGATTTCGACCTCTTTTCTCCGGTGGCGCAGAGCCGCGGACCTACCGTATTCCCGAACCGGACCGTGCTGATCTCACGAGACGGGACAAAACGGGATATCTCGGTGAACGGCGCGCCCCTGCGGGACGGGCGGGGCAGCATACAGGGCGCTGTCTTTGTTTTTCAGGATGTCACCGAAAGAAGGCGCATCGAGCGTGAACTGGACGAGTACCGGAACGGTCTTGAGGAGGTTATCCATACACGGACCGTCGAGCTTATCGCAGCCAACAGGCAGTTGCACTGTGAGATAGCCGATCGAAAAAGAGCCGAATCAGCCCTCTGCGCGGAGAAGGATTTCCTCAGTGTAATCCTCCGTTCCATCAATGACGGCATTATCGTGATCGATCCTGACGGCAGGATCACCCTTATGAATCCCGGTGCCGAAACCCTGACCGGATGCCGTCTGGACAGAGCCATCGGCAGATCGATTGAGCGTGTGCTGACGGTAACGGGAGCGCACGGGCCGATGACGTTTGCAGATTATAGTGATCTCGCCGATCGGGAGACCGTAACTGAAGGTCTCGTCCTCATCGCAAGTGAGGGCTCCCGCAGAATAATCGCGCTTACGGTATCTACAGTCTGCAAAGGTGAGAGCGAACCGCTCGGTCTTCTTCTGGCGCTGCAGGATATCACCGAGAGGCGCAGGCATGAGGAGGAGGTTCTCACGTCGCAGAAACTCGAGTCGATCGGCACCCTTGCCGGCGGTATCGCTCACGAGTTTAACAATATTCTCACGTCGGTTCTTGGGAATTTCACCCTCGCTCGAATGGATGCTGCTCCGGGCACCGCCTCCGATCGCCTCGGTGAAGCGGAGAAGGGTCTTTTCAGGGCACAGCGTCTAACGCAAAGGCTCCTGACGTTTTCACAGGGCGGTCTGCCCGTCAAACAGACTCTTCCGATCGCCGATATCATCCGGAATACCGCCCAGTGCACTCTTCGGAAATCCGATATCCGGTATTCGTACCACATTATGGAGGGTCTCTGGGACGTGGAGATCGACGAAGGTCAGATAAGCCAGGCACTTGCAGACCTCCTTGTCAATGCGTGTGAGGCTATGACGGATGGCGGAACAATCACGATCAGTGCAGATAACAGGGTTGTGGAGGACGGCGATCTGCCGTTAGTGAAGCCTGGACGGTACGTCTGTATTGCAATCGAGGATTCGGGTGACGGCATACCGGCAGAGTACCTGCCGAAAGTCTTCGATCCCTTCTTCAGCACGAAAGAGCAGGGAACCGGCCTCGGTCTCACTTCAACTCATTCGATAGTCCGGAAGCACGACGGCTATATCGACATAGACTCAAAGGTGGGTCGGGGGACGAGGGTCTCGCTCTACCTGCCGGCAGGAGTGAGGGTGCCTGAAGGCGCCGACCAGATCCACGCCAATCCGGAGTCCGGTTCCGGCAGAGTCCTTCTCATGGATGATGAAGAGGCGCTGCTCGAGGTAACCGCCATCATGCTCGGCCGTCTGGGCTATGAGGCGGTGCCGGTGAAAAGCGGTACCGACGCGATCGAGCAGTACCGGAAGGCCATGCAGGAGGGATGCCCGTTTTATGCTGTCATTCTGGATCTCACCATCCCCGGCGGCCTTGGCGGGAAGGAAACGGTTCAACAGCTCCTCTCTCTTGATAACGGAGTCAGGGCAATTGTGTCCAGCGGATATTCGCACGATCCGGTGATGTCGGAGTACCAGTCATACGGCTTTCGGGGTGTGCTTCCGAAACCCTACACAATGGCGATGCTGCAACGGGTTCTGCAACAGTTACCGGGAAAGGGGTGA
- a CDS encoding PAS domain S-box protein has product MNESRRPIQQREGVTTLSHFFWVYLIAFALAATVTVNAVFLYSGVSTVYSHLFYIPIILAAYRYPRWGVPFAAGVGVLYLILHAVFIPDPGALATAGLRVVLFIVIGATVTLLSLTLKKEQERYQNIFEISEAGTFLIRTGSLAFIDVNRRFSLMLGYPPRVLEGLTLRQIWRDAPSLENFLDRLASDAAVSDLETVLIGSDGSEYTVLLSASVLHGDTAVCTAVDITDRKRVEEELRHSNTRNTEILESLSDVFFSMNRGFTVTSWNRAAERVTGTKREEILGRSLFEVLPGARESILWDRFKEALRDQRSLSFELYYRPLGEHFEVRIYPRPDGLTVYLTVITGRIRAQQAIRESEAKFRALFSNAGIGMARLDLNGRIVEVNRMVSEILGYSADELTGMSFTWYVHPDDVGSDLALFSELVTGRRDRYQVDKRYIRKDGSFLWGRQTISLVRAEDGVPLAAVAMVENITKQKNAEDELNRSFERFRAVMDSLDALVYVADLETREVLFLNRYGMELWGDVVGQICWKTIRAEQTGPCPFCTNSQLLDSKGNPAGVHLWEFQNTVTGRWYQCRDSAIRWTDGRFVRMEIATDITGLKQAEAALRESEERYRTLFDHAADAIFIHDLEGRFLEVNGAAVEHLGYSREELLRMSLADIDAPEFASLVCERIDDLLMQGHAFFETAHIRCDGSVVPMELSSCIIQYRANPAVLSVARDITVRKAVEEKIRIQRDFGLQLASVSSWGEAMTLCLKMAIQVLGVDSGMIYRRDEETGSYLLVANVNLSDEYLRMVSPLPPGCECAQRFETRKPIYGTSQDVSRSMLDVTRREGICSFALLPIFSRNHIVGGCFIASHTLEEVPQSVRDDLETLVAQMGNALHRILAEEELHKSEERFRLLAENARDLIYRIEFVPERRFTYVSPAATALTGYSPEEHYADPDLGLKLVHPDDRHLFAALAEGRLSCDEPLVLRWVKKDGSVVWTEQRNVPIYDDVGKLVAMEGIARDVTELKQYSEQLERSLHEKDVLLKEVHHRVKNNMQVISSLMSLQAYAIGDGEMAGIFRESEMRVKSMALVHETLYQSDDFAHIRAADYVQTLVGELVASYAVNAEIDLHVEIDDMPLELEAAIPCGLIINELVSNALKYAFSGREKGTLGVEMHRAADARISLCVRDDGIGLPEGLDPFVPRSESLGLELVNILSRQLGGTLTCERNAGTSFEITFPEQYQRVGRSME; this is encoded by the coding sequence ATGAATGAATCGAGACGTCCAATCCAGCAGCGGGAGGGAGTTACAACGCTCTCTCACTTTTTCTGGGTATACCTGATCGCGTTTGCCCTGGCTGCCACCGTCACCGTCAACGCCGTGTTCCTGTACTCCGGCGTTTCCACCGTCTATTCGCACCTCTTTTATATCCCGATTATCCTTGCTGCCTACCGGTATCCCCGGTGGGGCGTCCCGTTTGCCGCCGGGGTGGGAGTTCTGTATCTGATACTCCACGCCGTGTTCATCCCCGACCCGGGCGCACTCGCTACTGCCGGTCTGCGAGTGGTGCTCTTCATTGTCATCGGCGCAACGGTAACCCTCCTCTCTCTGACGCTCAAGAAAGAGCAGGAGCGCTACCAGAACATATTCGAGATCTCCGAGGCAGGCACCTTCCTCATACGGACGGGGTCGCTTGCCTTCATCGATGTGAACCGGCGCTTTTCACTCATGCTCGGCTACCCCCCCAGGGTGCTCGAAGGCCTGACGCTCCGGCAGATCTGGCGTGATGCCCCCTCTCTTGAGAACTTCCTCGATCGGCTGGCGAGCGATGCTGCCGTATCTGATCTCGAAACGGTACTCATCGGCAGCGATGGCTCTGAATATACCGTTCTCTTATCGGCCTCCGTTCTGCATGGCGATACTGCCGTCTGTACTGCCGTCGATATCACCGACCGGAAGCGGGTGGAAGAAGAACTGCGGCATTCGAACACGCGGAATACCGAGATCCTCGAAAGCCTGAGTGATGTTTTCTTCAGCATGAACAGGGGGTTCACCGTGACCTCCTGGAATCGTGCGGCCGAGCGCGTAACCGGAACGAAACGTGAAGAGATCCTCGGGCGAAGCCTCTTTGAGGTGCTCCCCGGGGCGCGTGAATCGATCCTGTGGGATAGATTTAAGGAAGCACTCCGGGATCAAAGGTCTCTCTCTTTCGAGTTATACTACAGGCCGCTCGGTGAGCACTTTGAGGTTCGGATATACCCTAGGCCGGATGGTCTCACCGTTTATCTCACCGTCATCACCGGGCGGATACGAGCTCAGCAGGCGATCCGGGAGAGTGAGGCAAAGTTTCGGGCTCTCTTTTCCAATGCCGGGATTGGGATGGCACGGCTCGATCTCAATGGACGGATCGTCGAGGTCAATCGGATGGTCTCCGAGATACTCGGGTACAGCGCCGACGAGCTCACCGGAATGAGCTTTACCTGGTATGTCCACCCTGACGATGTCGGGTCGGACCTGGCGCTCTTCTCCGAGCTTGTCACAGGCAGGCGCGACCGCTACCAGGTCGACAAGCGCTATATCCGTAAAGACGGCTCTTTTCTCTGGGGGCGCCAGACCATCTCCCTGGTTCGTGCCGAAGACGGAGTGCCCCTGGCCGCCGTTGCCATGGTGGAGAACATCACCAAGCAGAAGAACGCCGAGGATGAGTTGAACCGCTCCTTTGAACGGTTCAGGGCAGTCATGGATAGTCTCGACGCTCTGGTCTATGTGGCGGATCTGGAGACCCGGGAGGTTCTTTTCCTGAACCGGTATGGCATGGAGCTCTGGGGCGATGTCGTTGGTCAGATCTGCTGGAAGACGATCCGGGCCGAACAGACCGGCCCCTGTCCCTTCTGCACGAACAGCCAGCTCCTCGATAGTAAGGGGAATCCTGCCGGGGTTCACCTCTGGGAGTTTCAGAACACCGTCACCGGGCGATGGTACCAGTGTCGTGATTCGGCGATTCGCTGGACGGACGGAAGGTTCGTCCGGATGGAGATTGCAACGGATATCACCGGACTGAAACAGGCGGAGGCGGCTCTCCGTGAGAGTGAGGAGCGGTACCGGACGCTCTTTGATCATGCGGCGGACGCCATCTTTATTCACGACCTTGAGGGGCGGTTCCTTGAGGTGAACGGCGCCGCTGTTGAGCATCTGGGCTACTCCCGCGAGGAGCTGCTCCGGATGTCGCTTGCGGATATCGATGCGCCGGAGTTTGCATCGCTTGTCTGTGAGCGGATAGATGATCTGCTGATGCAAGGGCATGCTTTCTTTGAAACGGCCCATATCCGGTGCGATGGTTCCGTCGTCCCGATGGAGCTGAGCAGTTGCATCATCCAGTATCGCGCAAATCCTGCGGTACTCTCTGTGGCCAGGGATATCACAGTACGAAAAGCAGTAGAGGAGAAGATACGGATTCAGCGCGATTTCGGGCTGCAGCTGGCATCGGTCTCCTCCTGGGGCGAGGCGATGACGCTCTGCCTCAAAATGGCAATACAGGTGCTGGGTGTTGATTCCGGTATGATATACCGAAGGGACGAGGAAACCGGCAGTTATCTGCTCGTTGCGAACGTGAACCTCTCTGATGAGTACCTTCGGATGGTCTCCCCCCTCCCCCCGGGATGCGAGTGTGCGCAGAGATTTGAGACCCGAAAACCTATCTATGGCACTTCACAGGATGTCAGCCGGTCGATGCTGGATGTAACTCGGCGCGAAGGGATTTGTTCGTTTGCATTGCTTCCGATATTCAGCCGGAACCACATTGTGGGAGGCTGCTTCATCGCTTCGCACACCCTTGAGGAGGTCCCGCAGTCCGTGCGCGACGACCTTGAAACACTGGTTGCGCAGATGGGAAACGCACTGCACCGTATACTTGCCGAGGAGGAACTGCATAAGAGCGAAGAGCGGTTCCGTCTCCTTGCGGAGAACGCCCGCGACCTCATTTACCGGATCGAGTTTGTACCGGAGCGCCGGTTTACCTATGTGAGCCCTGCGGCAACCGCTCTCACCGGCTATTCGCCGGAAGAACATTACGCTGATCCGGATCTTGGGCTGAAACTGGTACATCCCGATGATCGTCACCTGTTTGCGGCACTTGCGGAGGGTAGATTGTCATGTGATGAGCCGTTGGTGCTTCGCTGGGTGAAAAAAGACGGATCGGTTGTCTGGACGGAGCAGCGGAACGTGCCGATCTACGATGATGTCGGGAAACTCGTTGCCATGGAAGGTATCGCCAGGGATGTCACCGAGTTGAAACAGTATAGTGAGCAGCTTGAGCGCTCTCTCCATGAGAAGGACGTTCTCCTGAAGGAGGTTCACCACCGCGTGAAGAACAACATGCAGGTGATATCAAGTCTGATGAGCCTGCAGGCATACGCCATCGGCGACGGGGAGATGGCCGGCATCTTCAGGGAGAGCGAGATGCGGGTGAAGTCGATGGCTCTTGTTCATGAGACCCTGTATCAATCGGATGATTTTGCCCATATTCGTGCCGCCGACTATGTTCAGACGCTGGTCGGCGAACTGGTCGCGTCGTATGCGGTGAATGCGGAGATCGATCTTCACGTTGAGATCGACGACATGCCGCTTGAACTGGAGGCCGCAATTCCATGCGGACTCATTATCAACGAACTTGTTTCGAACGCTCTCAAATATGCATTCAGTGGCAGGGAGAAGGGAACGCTCGGGGTTGAAATGCACCGTGCTGCAGATGCACGGATATCTCTTTGCGTCCGTGACGACGGCATTGGGCTTCCGGAAGGACTAGACCCGTTTGTCCCCCGGTCAGAATCGCTCGGGCTGGAACTGGTGAACATCCTCTCACGGCAACTCGGGGGGACGCTCACGTGCGAGCGGAACGCTGGCACATCGTTTGAGATCACGTTTCCTGAACAATATCAACGAGTAGGAAGGAGTATGGAATGA
- a CDS encoding chemotaxis protein CheW: MAKTIDVVEFEIGGALYALDIQLAREIVEMMPITSVPRTPSYIAGIINLRGEITNIINLGNVLGLKSNGSSETQKIIVLVPDAANGSNVGIIVDDVSSVIQVPETDIECMDKAVSDEAYVKGIIKLGGENQNADKKSQSNLVIWIDIQKILEEQLVDQMKL, translated from the coding sequence ATGGCCAAGACCATTGATGTGGTGGAGTTCGAGATCGGGGGTGCCCTGTATGCACTCGACATTCAGCTCGCACGCGAGATTGTCGAGATGATGCCGATCACCTCGGTTCCGAGAACCCCGTCCTACATTGCAGGGATCATCAACCTTCGGGGAGAGATCACCAATATCATCAATCTCGGCAATGTTCTCGGGCTCAAATCCAACGGAAGTTCCGAGACCCAGAAGATCATCGTACTTGTCCCGGATGCCGCGAACGGATCGAATGTCGGTATCATTGTCGACGATGTGAGCAGCGTCATCCAGGTTCCGGAGACCGATATCGAGTGCATGGACAAAGCCGTCTCCGATGAGGCATATGTCAAGGGCATCATCAAGCTCGGTGGCGAGAACCAGAACGCGGATAAGAAGTCCCAGAGCAACCTTGTCATATGGATAGATATTCAGAAGATTCTGGAGGAACAACTGGTTGATCAGATGAAACTGTAA